From Hirundo rustica isolate bHirRus1 chromosome 1, bHirRus1.pri.v3, whole genome shotgun sequence, a single genomic window includes:
- the PRDM14 gene encoding PR domain zinc finger protein 14 has translation MALSLAGQSIPGDGGDSLGMTPAGLASYYSSLLPPAHYFETAPDFFQPLKPLSGLVSSSPPLPPFTFSRVPAFLSQPPPLPTDPFPSLPLPVYTRLPAPFPPSEGSALGTGAPGPLSPPYPSPPRRAARSPGTDGAAGQSYRYHFTEEELNAVLYGALRSSQPTGNLHAISGLRLSPASSGAADSAAPLLDRDSLQLPEGLAVLRVAYGDVSQLGVFCTDTIPKGVRFGPFQGKVVNTSEIKTYDDNSLMWEIFEYGSLSHFIDGKGAAGNWMSLVNCARFPEEQNLTAIQCQGQIFYESCKEIFPKQELLVWYGDCYVQFLGIPISLKGMAEGKKPSQHPEEAGESFKCERCGKVFAYKYYRDKHLKYTRCVDQGDRKFPCHLCDRSFEKRDRLRIHILHVHEKHRPHKCSVCGKSFSQSSSLNKHMRVHSGERPYKCVYCNKAFTASSILRTHIRQHSGEKPFKCKHCGKAFASHAAHDSHVRRTHSKDKGCTCSECGQHFPEQEDYDFHMKIHAAH, from the exons ATGgctctgtccctggcaggcCAGTCGATCCCCGGAGACGGCGGAGACTCGCTCGGGATGACCCCCGCCGGCCTCGCCTCCTACTACTCCTCTTTGCTCCCTCCCGCCCATTACTTCGAGACGGCCCCCGACTTCTTCCAGCCCCTGAAACCCTTGAGCGGGCTGGTTTCCTCCTCGCCGCCTCTGCCTCCCTTCACCTTCAGCAGGGTCCCCGCTTTTCTGAGCCAGCCGCCCCCCCTGCCCACCGACCCTTTCCCCAGCCTTCCTTTGCCCGTCTACACCAGGCTGCCggcccccttccctcccagcgAGGGCTCGGCCCTCGGGACGGGGGCCCCGGGGCCGCTCTCGCCGCCCTACCCGAGCCCCCCGCGCAGGGCTGCCCGCAGCCCGGGGACAGACGGGGCGGCGGGGCAGAGCTACAGGTACCACTTCACCGAGGAGGAGCTCAACGCGGTGCTGTACGGGGCACTCCGGAGCAGCCAGCCCACCGGGAATCTCCACGCCATCTCGGGGCTCCGGCTGTCCCCCGCCAGCTCCG GCGCTGCGGACTCCGCCGCCCCGCTGCTCGACCGGGACTCGCTGCAGCTCCCCGAAG GGCTCGCGGTGCTGCGGGTGGCCTACGGGGACGTGTCCCAGCTCGGAGTCTTCTGTACGGACACCATCCCGAAAGGAGTCCGCTTCGGCCCTTTCCAAGGCAAAGTGGTCAACACGAGCGAGATCAAGACTTACGACGACAACTCGCTGATGTGGGAG atCTTTGAATACGGTAGCCTGAGCCACTTTATAGACGGGAAGGGAGCCGCTGGCAACTGGATGTCCCTGGTGAACTGTGCCAGGTTCCCCGAGGAGCAGAATTTGACGGCTATCCAGTGCCAGGGACAAATCTTTTACGAGAGCTGCAAAGAAATCTTCCcgaagcaggagctgctggtgtggTACGGCGATTGCTACGTGCAATTTCTGGGCATCCCCATCAGCTTGAAGGGCATGGCAGAGGGGAAGAAACCGTCGCAGCACCCCGAAG AAGCCGGGGAGAGCTTCAAGTGTGAGCGCTGCGGCAAAGTTTTTGCCTACAAGTACTACCGGGACAAACACCTCAAGTACACCCGCTGCGTGGACCAGGGGGACCGCAAATTTCCTTGTCATCTTTGTGACCGATCCTTTGAAAAAAGAGACAGACTGAGGATCCATATTCTCCACGTTCACGAAAAGCACAGACCTCACAAG tgctctgtgtgtgggaagagcttttctCAATCCTCCAGCCTGAACAAACACATGAGGGTTCACTCTGGGGAGCGCCCCTACAAATGTGTCTACTGCAACAAG GCCTTCACAGCATCCAGCATCCTGCGCACTCACATCCGCCAGCACTCAGGGGAGAAGCCCTTCAAGTGCAAGCACTGCGGCAAAGCCTTCGCCTCGCACGCGGCGCACGACAGCCACGTGCGGCGCACGCACAGCAAGGACAAGGGCTGCACGTGCTCCGAGTGCGGCCAGCACTTCCCCGAGCAGGAGGATTACGACTTCCACATGAAGATTCATGCTGCTCATTAG